A part of Loxodonta africana isolate mLoxAfr1 chromosome 11, mLoxAfr1.hap2, whole genome shotgun sequence genomic DNA contains:
- the HSBP1L1 gene encoding heat shock factor-binding protein 1-like protein 1, which yields MDSRAPEPAAGPLRDACVSFPEPVLGARPRGSCGPEGHLARAGSCPLRPFLGQTQVPPRRPSAENLFQELQEHFQALTATLNLRMEEMGNRIDDLQKNVNDLMVQAGIESPIKEQMVRSLL from the exons ATGGACTCGCGGGCGCCAGAACCCGCGGCGGGGCCGCTCCGGGACGCT TGCGTCAGCTTCCCGGAACCGGTCCTGGGGGCGCGGCCCCGGGGGTCCTGCGGGCCTGAGGGTCACCTGGCTCGGGCAGGCTCATGTCCCCTTCGTCCCTTCCTGGGACAGACCCAGGTCCCGCCCAGGCGCCCCTCG GCAGAGAATCTATTTCAAGAACTTCAAGAACATTTTCAAGCTTTGACTGCAACATTAAACCTCAGAA TGGAAGAAATGGGAAATCGTATTGACGACTTACAGAagaatgtaaatgacttaatggTGCAAGCTGGGATTGAAAGTCCTATTAAAGAACAAATGGTAAGATCCTTATTATGA